A window of the Desulforapulum autotrophicum HRM2 genome harbors these coding sequences:
- a CDS encoding ammonium transporter: protein MKLKNLFMTGAMVTASSTMAFAGDATLNSGDTAWVIVATALVMVMTPAGLALFYGGMSRSKNFLNTVAMTFTAYCLASVVWVIWGYTIAFGSDVGGIFGTLEYLFLMGIDHTSLTGTIPTLVFVVFQMTFACITAALVLGAVVDRMKFSSWILFTVVWITFVYAPVAHWAWGGGWMHAMGALDFAGGNVVHINAGVAGLVLCLVVGKREGYGREAMFPSSIALTSLGAALLWFGWFGFNAGSQLAADGIAGSAFLVTNTSAAAGGLAWMAVEWYHSQRPTLLGIASGVVAGLVAITPGAGFVNLPCSLIMGAVGGALGYFSVGLLKKKLGYDDSLDAFGVHGVCGIWGALATGLFADPSITPGAAGLFFGNPGQFMIQLISVLGTAAYSAVATLAVIFMVKYLTSGLRVTRDEEITGLDNSIHGERAFEGL, encoded by the coding sequence ATGAAACTGAAAAATTTATTCATGACCGGGGCCATGGTGACGGCATCGTCAACAATGGCCTTTGCCGGAGACGCGACTCTGAATTCGGGCGATACGGCATGGGTCATTGTGGCAACGGCCCTTGTTATGGTGATGACACCGGCGGGACTGGCTCTTTTTTACGGGGGTATGTCCAGATCAAAAAATTTTTTAAACACCGTTGCCATGACCTTTACGGCCTACTGTCTGGCAAGCGTGGTATGGGTTATATGGGGTTACACCATTGCCTTTGGCAGTGATGTGGGTGGCATTTTCGGGACCCTGGAATATCTTTTTCTCATGGGGATAGACCATACAAGCCTCACGGGAACCATTCCAACCCTCGTGTTTGTCGTTTTTCAAATGACCTTTGCCTGCATTACAGCAGCCCTGGTATTGGGTGCCGTAGTGGACCGGATGAAATTTTCATCCTGGATTCTCTTTACCGTTGTCTGGATCACCTTTGTATATGCGCCGGTTGCCCACTGGGCCTGGGGCGGCGGATGGATGCACGCCATGGGAGCCCTTGATTTTGCAGGGGGTAACGTGGTCCACATCAATGCCGGTGTTGCAGGTCTTGTACTCTGCCTTGTGGTTGGAAAACGGGAGGGTTACGGGCGCGAAGCCATGTTTCCTTCAAGTATTGCCCTCACCTCCCTGGGTGCTGCCCTTCTGTGGTTTGGCTGGTTCGGATTCAATGCGGGCAGTCAACTTGCAGCAGACGGCATTGCCGGATCTGCCTTTCTTGTCACCAATACCTCGGCTGCAGCTGGCGGCCTTGCCTGGATGGCCGTGGAGTGGTATCACAGCCAGCGCCCCACCCTGCTCGGCATTGCTTCAGGGGTTGTGGCAGGCCTGGTTGCCATTACGCCTGGGGCCGGTTTTGTCAACCTGCCCTGTTCGTTGATCATGGGAGCTGTGGGAGGTGCCCTTGGGTATTTCAGCGTGGGACTTCTCAAGAAAAAATTAGGCTATGATGATTCCCTTGACGCCTTTGGGGTTCACGGGGTATGCGGAATCTGGGGCGCGCTGGCAACCGGCCTCTTTGCCGACCCTTCAATCACTCCGGGTGCAGCCGGGCTCTTTTTCGGCAATCCCGGGCAGTTTATGATCCAGTTGATCTCTGTTCTTGGCACAGCCGCCTACAGTGCGGTTGCCACACTTGCCGTTATATTCATGGTAAAATATCTTACCTCAGGCCTCAGGGTAACCCGGGATGAAGAAATCACAGGGTTGGACAATTCCATCCACGGAGAACGGGCCTTTGAGGGACTATAG